Proteins from one Tsuneonella aeria genomic window:
- the serA gene encoding phosphoglycerate dehydrogenase → MTKPKVLISDKMDPNAARIFEERGCDVDVITGETPEQLIARIGEYDGLAIRSSTKVTKAVLDAATNLKVVGRAGIGVDNVDIPYASARGVVVMNTPFGNSITTAEHAIALMFALARQIPEANAQTQAGEWPKNGFMGVEVTGKTLGLIGAGNIGSIVASRALGLRMKVVAYDPFLTEERAVEMGVEKADLETLLTRADFITLHTPLTDQTRNILSRERLEKTKPGVRIVNCARGGLIDEAALKDGLESGHIAGAALDVFATEPATDSPLFGTRNFICTPHLGASTTEAQVNVALQVAEQMADFLVNGGVANALNMPSLSAEEAPKLRPYMKLAESLGSLVGQLAHGNLTQISIEREGAAAALNGKPIEGAVLAGLMKQYSDTVNMVNAPYLAKERGLDVRSIRHEREGPFNTLLRVTVGTSQGDRSVSGTLFGNENPRLVEIFGIGVEAELAGHMLYIVNEDAPGFIGRIGTLLGESGINIGTFHLGRRDAGGEAVLLLSVDQSIPKDVVDQACQLQGVKLVKALEF, encoded by the coding sequence ATGACCAAGCCCAAAGTTCTCATCTCCGACAAGATGGATCCCAACGCCGCGCGCATTTTCGAGGAACGCGGCTGCGACGTCGACGTGATTACGGGCGAGACGCCGGAACAGCTCATCGCCCGGATCGGTGAATACGACGGCCTTGCTATCAGAAGCTCGACCAAGGTGACAAAGGCGGTGCTCGATGCCGCGACCAATCTCAAGGTTGTCGGTCGCGCGGGCATCGGAGTGGACAACGTCGACATACCCTATGCCAGCGCGCGCGGCGTCGTGGTAATGAACACCCCGTTCGGCAACTCGATCACCACTGCCGAGCACGCCATCGCGCTGATGTTCGCGCTCGCTCGCCAGATACCGGAGGCGAACGCGCAGACCCAGGCGGGCGAATGGCCCAAGAACGGCTTCATGGGTGTCGAGGTAACCGGCAAGACCCTGGGCCTGATCGGCGCGGGCAACATCGGCTCCATCGTCGCGAGCCGCGCGCTCGGCCTGCGCATGAAGGTCGTCGCCTACGATCCATTCCTGACGGAGGAGCGCGCGGTCGAGATGGGCGTCGAGAAGGCGGATCTCGAAACCCTGCTCACCCGGGCGGATTTCATCACGCTGCACACCCCGCTCACCGATCAGACGCGCAACATCCTCTCCCGCGAGCGGCTTGAGAAGACCAAGCCGGGCGTGCGTATCGTCAACTGCGCGCGCGGCGGTCTGATCGACGAGGCGGCGCTGAAGGACGGGCTGGAAAGCGGCCACATCGCGGGCGCCGCGCTGGACGTGTTCGCGACGGAGCCTGCAACCGATTCGCCGCTTTTCGGCACGAGGAATTTCATCTGTACCCCGCACCTCGGCGCCAGCACGACCGAGGCGCAGGTCAACGTGGCGCTGCAGGTGGCCGAGCAGATGGCCGACTTCCTGGTCAACGGCGGGGTTGCGAATGCGCTCAACATGCCCAGCCTCAGCGCGGAGGAAGCGCCCAAGCTGCGCCCGTACATGAAGCTCGCAGAAAGTCTCGGCAGCCTGGTTGGCCAACTTGCCCACGGCAACCTGACCCAGATCAGCATCGAGCGCGAAGGCGCGGCCGCCGCGCTCAACGGCAAGCCGATCGAAGGCGCGGTTCTGGCGGGGTTGATGAAGCAATACTCCGACACCGTGAACATGGTGAACGCGCCGTACCTCGCGAAGGAACGCGGTCTCGACGTACGGTCCATCCGGCACGAGCGGGAGGGGCCGTTCAACACGCTGCTGCGCGTCACCGTGGGCACCAGCCAGGGCGATCGGTCGGTCTCAGGCACTCTGTTTGGCAACGAAAACCCGCGGCTGGTGGAAATTTTCGGTATCGGGGTGGAGGCCGAGCTGGCCGGCCACATGCTCTACATCGTCAACGAGGATGCGCCCGGCTTCATCGGCCGGATCGGAACATTGTTGGGCGAAAGCGGGATCAACATCGGCACGTTCCACCTCGGCCGGCGGGATGCGGGCGGGGAGGCAGTCCTGCTGTTGAGCGTCGATCAGTCTATCCCCAAGGACGTGGTCGACCAGGCCTGCCAGCTGCAGGGCGTGAAGCTGGTGAAGGCGCTGGAGTTCTGA
- a CDS encoding ATP phosphoribosyltransferase regulatory subunit has protein sequence MTEPTADLLPVGLEDRLPVAARALTRARRAALDALDLHGYERVIPPLVEFEKSLATRMSGVATRRMFRFVDPASLRTLALRSDMTVQIGRIAATSLKGAARPLRLCYAGEVATITADQLDPARQRLQLGAELIGSDSAAAAGEVVALAIEALTAAGARGVSVDFTLPDLVDTLAASALPLDADRIEAVRRELDAKDAGALKQAGGEAYLPLLYAAGPFDEALGKLAAIGGETAGGALESRIEGLRQIAARVGDRARLTLDPTERHGFEYQSWFGFTLYAEGVRGTLGRGGTYRIGGSDEAATGFTLYIDPLVDALDAAPSGDLLYLPPGHDPQVAARLRAIGWRSVAALHDGEDPAALGCTHRLEGDTPTAL, from the coding sequence ATGACCGAACCCACTGCCGACCTGCTCCCCGTGGGCCTGGAGGACCGCCTGCCGGTGGCCGCGCGCGCGCTCACGCGGGCGCGGCGGGCGGCGCTGGATGCGCTGGACTTGCATGGGTACGAGCGCGTGATCCCTCCGCTCGTCGAGTTCGAAAAATCGCTCGCGACGCGGATGAGCGGCGTTGCCACCCGGCGCATGTTCCGCTTCGTCGATCCCGCGAGCCTGCGCACGCTGGCCTTGCGTTCGGACATGACGGTGCAGATCGGGCGGATCGCGGCAACCAGCCTGAAGGGCGCCGCGCGGCCGCTTCGCCTCTGCTACGCGGGCGAAGTGGCGACGATCACCGCCGACCAGCTCGACCCCGCGCGCCAGCGTCTGCAACTGGGTGCCGAATTGATCGGCAGTGACAGCGCGGCGGCCGCCGGCGAGGTGGTCGCGCTCGCGATAGAGGCGCTGACCGCGGCGGGCGCGCGGGGCGTGTCGGTCGATTTCACCCTGCCCGATCTCGTCGATACACTGGCGGCAAGCGCGCTCCCGCTGGATGCGGACCGGATCGAGGCCGTGCGGCGGGAACTTGATGCCAAGGACGCCGGCGCGCTGAAGCAGGCGGGCGGCGAGGCATACCTGCCGCTGCTCTACGCGGCCGGCCCGTTCGACGAAGCGCTCGGCAAGCTCGCCGCGATCGGGGGCGAGACGGCCGGCGGTGCGTTGGAATCGCGCATCGAAGGCCTCCGCCAGATCGCGGCGCGCGTGGGCGATCGTGCACGCCTGACGCTCGACCCGACGGAGCGGCACGGGTTCGAATACCAGTCATGGTTCGGTTTCACGCTCTATGCCGAGGGCGTCCGCGGCACGCTGGGCAGGGGCGGTACCTACCGCATCGGCGGCAGTGATGAAGCCGCGACCGGCTTTACGCTCTATATCGATCCGCTGGTCGACGCGTTGGACGCGGCGCCTAGCGGAGACTTGCTGTACCTGCCGCCGGGACACGATCCGCAGGTCGCGGCACGGTTGCGCGCTATCGGCTGGCGGAGTGTGGCCGCCCTCCATGACGGAGAGGATCCGGCGGCGCTGGGCTGCACGCACAGGCTCGAAGGCGATACGCCCACGGCACTGTGA
- a CDS encoding L,D-transpeptidase family protein, producing the protein MRGRAAFASAAALAAALAAGSGGAAAQAGVPIADFVLVDKSERVMTLFTQGHPTWQVHGLQFGDAPQGHKRFEGDERTPEGRYTIDYGNPQSRFFLSLHISYPNAADRVFAAAHGRSPGGAIFIHGQPNGSDGARMDGDWTDGCIAVSDAEMEALWRLIPDGTPIEIRQ; encoded by the coding sequence ATGCGGGGACGGGCGGCCTTTGCATCAGCCGCTGCGCTGGCGGCCGCACTCGCCGCCGGGTCGGGCGGTGCGGCGGCGCAGGCCGGGGTGCCGATTGCCGATTTCGTGCTGGTGGACAAGTCGGAACGGGTCATGACGCTATTCACGCAAGGGCATCCCACGTGGCAGGTCCACGGCCTCCAGTTCGGCGACGCTCCGCAGGGGCATAAACGGTTCGAAGGCGACGAACGGACGCCCGAGGGGCGCTACACCATCGATTACGGCAATCCCCAAAGCCGCTTTTTCCTGAGCCTTCACATATCCTACCCCAATGCTGCCGACCGCGTATTTGCTGCCGCTCATGGCCGCTCACCGGGCGGGGCGATCTTCATACACGGCCAGCCAAACGGTTCCGATGGCGCGCGTATGGATGGCGATTGGACCGATGGTTGCATCGCGGTTTCGGATGCAGAGATGGAAGCGTTGTGGCGGCTGATCCCTGATGGGACACCGATCGAAATACGCCAGTGA
- a CDS encoding response regulator produces MPPPAPHPATAAAPRAQRTCLLVDDSRMIRKVARRIVEGAGYAVVEAENGEEGLARCRSAMPDLVITDWNMPVMTGIEFVTALRAIPSARPPRVVFCTTNSGARDIHKGIEAGADEYVIKPFDDAALLSRLESIGAV; encoded by the coding sequence GTGCCGCCGCCGGCGCCGCATCCTGCGACAGCCGCAGCGCCGCGCGCCCAGCGAACGTGCCTGCTGGTCGATGATTCGCGAATGATCCGCAAGGTCGCTCGCCGCATCGTCGAAGGCGCTGGCTACGCCGTGGTCGAGGCCGAGAATGGCGAGGAAGGGCTCGCCCGCTGCCGATCGGCCATGCCGGACCTGGTGATAACCGACTGGAACATGCCGGTGATGACCGGCATCGAATTCGTCACCGCCCTGCGCGCCATCCCCTCCGCCCGCCCGCCTCGGGTCGTGTTCTGCACCACGAACTCCGGCGCACGAGACATCCACAAGGGGATCGAGGCGGGGGCGGACGAATACGTGATCAAGCCGTTCGACGATGCGGCGCTGCTCAGCCGCCTGGAAAGCATCGGCGCCGTGTGA
- a CDS encoding glycosyltransferase family 4 protein, with amino-acid sequence MDLSALKIALFSGNYNMVRDGANQALNRLVEYLLRKGAAVRVYSPTIAEPAFPPAGDVVPVPAVPIPGRSEYRVPLGLNAGARADLEAFAPNVVHVSSPDFTARAALRWARAHGVPVLASVHTRFETYPRYYGLGFLEPALEGWLRRFYRRCDALVAPSPSMVEVLRQQGMGRDISIWSRGVDRTIFDPGRRDEAWRRALGFADGDVAITFLGRLVMEKGLDVFADTLRVLRGRGVPHKVLVIGEGPARKWFEDNLDGACFVGFRQGAELGRALASSDVFFNPSITETFGNVTLEAMASGLPVVAAGATGSTSLVRDGETGTLVAPEDGAVDAFADALERYVRDPALRQAHGVAGERRSRDFAWDAINQAVADVYLRLVAARAG; translated from the coding sequence ATGGACCTTTCCGCGCTCAAGATCGCCCTGTTCAGCGGCAACTATAACATGGTGCGCGACGGCGCGAACCAGGCGCTGAATCGCCTGGTGGAATACCTGCTGCGCAAGGGTGCCGCCGTCCGCGTCTATTCGCCGACGATCGCGGAGCCGGCCTTTCCCCCGGCGGGTGACGTGGTGCCCGTCCCCGCCGTGCCGATTCCCGGGCGCAGCGAATATCGCGTGCCGCTGGGCCTCAACGCCGGGGCGCGCGCCGATCTGGAGGCGTTTGCGCCCAACGTGGTCCACGTCTCCTCGCCCGATTTCACCGCACGCGCCGCCCTGCGCTGGGCGCGGGCGCACGGCGTTCCGGTGCTCGCCAGCGTGCACACCCGGTTCGAGACGTATCCACGATACTATGGTCTGGGCTTCCTTGAACCGGCGCTGGAAGGATGGCTCCGCCGTTTCTATCGCCGATGCGATGCCCTGGTCGCCCCGTCGCCCAGCATGGTCGAGGTTCTGCGCCAGCAAGGCATGGGCCGCGACATATCGATCTGGTCGCGCGGGGTGGACCGCACGATCTTCGATCCGGGCCGCCGCGATGAAGCGTGGCGGCGCGCGCTCGGCTTCGCGGACGGCGACGTGGCCATCACATTCCTCGGTCGGCTGGTGATGGAAAAGGGGCTGGACGTGTTCGCCGACACGTTGCGCGTGCTGCGTGGCCGCGGCGTGCCGCACAAAGTGCTGGTCATCGGCGAAGGCCCCGCGCGCAAGTGGTTCGAGGACAACCTCGACGGGGCGTGCTTCGTCGGCTTCCGACAGGGCGCGGAGCTCGGCCGGGCACTCGCCAGCAGCGACGTGTTTTTCAACCCTTCGATCACCGAGACATTCGGCAACGTCACGCTGGAAGCGATGGCGAGCGGACTGCCGGTCGTGGCCGCCGGGGCGACCGGGAGCACCAGCCTGGTGCGCGACGGGGAGACCGGCACGCTGGTCGCGCCCGAAGACGGCGCGGTCGACGCCTTTGCCGACGCGCTCGAACGCTATGTCCGCGATCCCGCGCTGCGCCAGGCCCACGGCGTGGCGGGCGAGCGACGCAGTCGCGACTTCGCGTGGGACGCGATCAACCAGGCCGTGGCGGACGTGTACCTGCGGCTTGTTGCCGCCCGCGCCGGCTGA
- a CDS encoding DUF2218 domain-containing protein — translation MSASATARVPTQSASRYLQQLCKHWEHNLAVTFDASRGTIVFPRDARGSSWAGDATVTLIAHDTDLECRIDASVPGQLAALEDAVARHLDRFAFREAPLAFAWQAA, via the coding sequence GTGAGCGCGTCAGCCACGGCGCGCGTGCCGACGCAAAGCGCCTCGCGCTATCTGCAGCAGCTGTGCAAGCACTGGGAGCACAACCTTGCCGTCACGTTCGACGCATCGCGCGGCACCATCGTGTTCCCGCGCGATGCCCGCGGTTCGAGTTGGGCGGGTGATGCCACTGTCACGCTGATCGCGCATGACACCGATCTGGAGTGCCGCATCGATGCAAGCGTGCCCGGCCAGCTTGCGGCGCTCGAGGACGCCGTAGCCCGGCACCTCGACCGGTTCGCCTTCCGGGAAGCGCCGCTGGCATTCGCCTGGCAGGCGGCATGA
- a CDS encoding winged helix DNA-binding protein has translation MHAPSSVTRAQIADAAEAAGFALIDFDLMAELETPPPALPAEILLVDCPDDEAASLAALIQLDMRAASGGVRLIVSTTLDSLDSVFACLDQSGAEVLVQPTTGERVIALARALIKVPRMTVRDLDEADRLTLLRLTEQVGQIAAQLDRLSSGEGLAFRLESPAIEYNQQDERPLIRTPRAPLPDPRLVRRIIRQRQLRAQFLSGELFADPAWDILLDLTAARAEHTRVSVTSLCIASGVPATTALRWIGQMVDAGLLERVEDDSDRRRAFIQLSDRTAEAMARYFAELGKEGLSLV, from the coding sequence GTGCACGCACCAAGCAGCGTCACCCGCGCGCAGATCGCGGATGCCGCCGAAGCGGCCGGCTTCGCCCTCATAGACTTCGATCTCATGGCGGAGCTCGAAACGCCGCCTCCGGCGCTTCCGGCCGAGATCCTGTTGGTCGATTGCCCGGACGACGAGGCCGCCTCGCTCGCTGCGCTGATTCAGCTCGACATGCGCGCGGCCAGCGGCGGTGTGCGACTGATCGTGTCCACAACTCTGGATTCGCTCGATTCGGTATTCGCATGCCTCGATCAGTCGGGCGCCGAAGTGTTGGTACAGCCCACTACGGGGGAACGCGTAATTGCCCTTGCGCGCGCGCTCATCAAGGTGCCGCGCATGACGGTTCGCGACCTCGACGAAGCCGACCGGCTGACGCTGCTGCGCTTGACGGAGCAGGTGGGCCAGATCGCAGCGCAGCTCGACCGGCTGTCGTCGGGCGAGGGGCTGGCGTTCCGCCTTGAATCACCGGCAATCGAATACAATCAGCAGGACGAGCGCCCGTTGATCCGTACGCCGCGCGCACCTTTGCCCGATCCGCGGTTGGTGCGGCGAATCATTCGCCAACGGCAGCTTCGCGCGCAGTTCCTGAGCGGTGAGCTGTTCGCGGATCCGGCCTGGGACATCCTGCTCGATCTGACCGCCGCAAGGGCCGAGCACACGCGCGTGTCGGTCACATCGCTGTGCATCGCCAGCGGCGTGCCGGCCACGACTGCGCTGCGCTGGATCGGCCAGATGGTGGACGCGGGCCTGCTCGAGAGGGTGGAGGACGATTCCGACCGGCGCCGCGCTTTCATCCAGCTTTCGGACAGGACGGCCGAAGCGATGGCGCGCTATTTCGCGGAACTGGGCAAGGAAGGCCTGTCGCTGGTCTAA
- a CDS encoding adenylosuccinate synthase, with the protein MANVTVIGAQWGDEGKGKIVDWLASRADAVVRFQGGHNAGHTLVVGDTVYKLSLLPSGIVTGTLSIIGNGVVLDPWHLKAEIEKLEGQGVVIDADNFAIADNCALILPLHRDLDGLRETAAGAGKIGTTGRGIGPAYEDKVGRRAIRVCDLAHLDDLGPQLDRLCAHHDALRAGFDQPPIDRDALLDQLREIAPSVLQFAQPVWKRLKKVRKAGAKILFEGAQGVLLDVDHGTYPFVTSSNTVSGTAAAGSGLGPASTGFVLGIVKAYTTRVGSGPFPTELDDETGQKLGERGHEFGTVTGRKRRCGWFDAVLVRQSCAISGVTGIALTKLDVLDGFDTVKICTGYRLRGKILDYFPSHAADQAAVEPIWEEMDGWRETTAGARSYGDLPAQAIKYIQRVQELIETPVALISTSPERADTILVRDPFQD; encoded by the coding sequence TTGGCCAACGTGACCGTGATCGGTGCCCAGTGGGGCGATGAAGGCAAGGGGAAAATCGTCGACTGGCTCGCCAGCCGGGCCGACGCGGTCGTACGTTTCCAGGGCGGTCACAATGCCGGGCACACGCTGGTTGTCGGCGACACGGTTTACAAGCTCAGCCTGCTGCCCAGCGGCATCGTCACCGGAACGCTCAGCATCATTGGCAACGGCGTGGTCCTCGATCCCTGGCACCTGAAGGCGGAGATCGAGAAGCTGGAGGGGCAGGGCGTCGTGATCGACGCCGACAACTTCGCCATTGCGGACAACTGCGCGCTGATCCTGCCGCTGCACCGCGATCTCGACGGGCTGCGCGAAACCGCCGCCGGGGCCGGCAAGATCGGCACCACCGGGCGGGGGATCGGTCCGGCCTATGAAGACAAGGTCGGCCGGCGCGCGATCCGGGTGTGCGACCTTGCCCATCTCGACGATCTTGGCCCTCAGCTCGACCGCCTCTGCGCGCATCACGATGCGCTGCGCGCCGGGTTCGATCAGCCGCCGATCGATCGCGACGCCTTGCTCGACCAGCTCCGCGAAATCGCGCCATCGGTGCTGCAATTCGCGCAGCCGGTGTGGAAGCGCCTGAAGAAAGTGCGCAAGGCCGGCGCGAAGATCCTGTTCGAAGGGGCGCAAGGCGTGCTGCTCGATGTCGATCATGGGACGTACCCGTTCGTCACCAGCTCCAACACGGTGAGTGGCACCGCCGCGGCGGGTTCCGGCCTTGGGCCGGCGTCCACCGGCTTCGTTCTCGGCATCGTCAAGGCATACACGACCCGCGTGGGAAGCGGCCCGTTTCCCACCGAGCTCGATGACGAGACCGGGCAGAAGCTGGGCGAACGGGGCCATGAGTTCGGCACGGTCACGGGGCGGAAGCGGCGGTGCGGCTGGTTTGATGCGGTGCTGGTGCGCCAATCGTGCGCCATCAGCGGCGTGACCGGCATCGCGCTCACCAAGCTCGACGTGCTCGACGGCTTCGACACGGTAAAGATCTGCACCGGTTACCGCCTGCGCGGCAAAATCCTCGATTACTTCCCCTCGCACGCGGCTGACCAGGCGGCGGTGGAGCCGATCTGGGAGGAAATGGACGGGTGGCGGGAAACAACCGCGGGCGCGCGCAGCTACGGCGATCTGCCCGCCCAGGCGATCAAATATATCCAGCGGGTGCAGGAACTGATCGAAACCCCGGTGGCGCTTATCTCCACCAGCCCCGAGCGCGCGGACACCATCCTCGTGCGCGACCCTTTCCAGGATTGA
- a CDS encoding phosphoserine transaminase, whose protein sequence is MTDTPPPPAIKPARPWFSSGPCAKPPGWSPDKLATQSLGRSHRSKLGKARLALCIDLMREVLEVPDTHRIGIVPGSDTGAVEMAMWTMLGARPVTTLAWESFGEGWVTDAVKQLKIDPTVIRAGYGELPDLGQVDWSNDVIFTWNGTTSGVRVPDGDWIADDREGLSIADATSAVFAQDIPWDKVDVLTFSWQKVLGGEGAHGVLILGPRAVERLESHTPPWPLPKVFRLVSKGKLAEGVFKGETINTPSMLAVEDAIFALEWGKSLGGLTAMKARADANAAALDRIVQDRDWLGHLARDPAVRSNTSVCLTLEGADDAMVKAMAKLLEEQDAAYDVAGYRDAPAGLRIWCGATVDTADIEALGPWLDWAYAAARA, encoded by the coding sequence ATGACTGATACCCCGCCGCCGCCGGCGATCAAACCGGCGCGCCCCTGGTTCTCTTCCGGTCCCTGCGCCAAGCCGCCGGGCTGGTCCCCCGACAAGCTGGCGACGCAATCGCTCGGGCGCTCGCATCGCTCGAAGCTCGGCAAGGCGCGTCTCGCCCTGTGTATCGACCTGATGCGCGAGGTGCTGGAGGTGCCCGATACGCATCGGATCGGCATCGTTCCCGGGTCCGATACCGGCGCGGTCGAGATGGCGATGTGGACCATGCTCGGCGCCCGGCCCGTCACGACGCTGGCCTGGGAAAGCTTCGGCGAAGGCTGGGTGACCGACGCGGTCAAGCAGCTCAAGATCGATCCCACCGTTATCCGTGCTGGCTATGGCGAGTTGCCCGACCTTGGTCAGGTAGACTGGTCAAACGACGTGATCTTCACCTGGAACGGGACCACCAGCGGCGTCCGCGTGCCGGACGGGGACTGGATCGCCGACGACCGCGAAGGCCTGTCTATCGCGGATGCCACCAGCGCGGTGTTCGCGCAGGACATTCCCTGGGACAAGGTCGATGTGCTCACCTTCAGCTGGCAGAAGGTGCTGGGCGGAGAGGGCGCGCACGGCGTACTGATCCTTGGCCCTCGTGCGGTCGAGCGGCTGGAGTCTCACACCCCTCCTTGGCCGCTGCCCAAGGTGTTCCGCCTGGTAAGCAAGGGCAAGCTCGCCGAAGGCGTGTTCAAGGGCGAGACGATCAACACCCCCTCCATGCTGGCGGTCGAGGACGCGATTTTCGCGTTGGAATGGGGCAAGTCCCTGGGTGGGCTGACCGCGATGAAGGCCCGCGCGGACGCGAATGCCGCCGCGCTCGACCGGATCGTGCAGGATCGCGACTGGCTCGGCCATCTGGCCCGGGATCCCGCGGTCCGATCGAACACCAGCGTCTGCCTTACGTTGGAGGGGGCCGACGACGCGATGGTAAAGGCCATGGCCAAGCTGCTGGAAGAGCAGGACGCGGCCTATGACGTGGCCGGGTACCGCGATGCCCCTGCGGGCCTGCGCATCTGGTGCGGAGCGACCGTTGACACCGCCGATATCGAGGCGCTCGGCCCCTGGCTCGACTGGGCCTACGCAGCGGCCCGCGCCTGA